Proteins encoded in a region of the Uloborus diversus isolate 005 chromosome 1, Udiv.v.3.1, whole genome shotgun sequence genome:
- the LOC129219639 gene encoding myb/SANT-like DNA-binding domain-containing protein 3, whose translation MASKTNFTPYEAEMLASLVDNFKEVIECKKTNAIANTQKDRAWEELTAQYNSIGGTIPPRTALQLKNKWKNMKKESNKRKALEKVEIFRTGGGTKKMLITPIEERVASMGILTEPIECQYDSDFPYEESLQQDSSRIVLEEPNYSAEVIPVQSQSSTPTPAEVEINNEQNREESAQSQDTSAATPKPMSQRLAANSRRVRVPTLRRPNASARASSVMVEGAKARKEAVEKESAQLMEIREAEHLMKMRVLEAKLAAYEEMRNYYAELSKKNFVNL comes from the exons ATGGCTTCGAAAACGAATTTCACACCATATGAAGCTGAAATGTTGGCTTCTTTGGTGGATAATTTCAAAGAAgtcattgaatgtaaaaaaactaATGCAATCGCTAATACGCAAAAAGATCGGGCTTGGGAGGAGTTGACCGCTCAGTACAATTCTATCGGCGGTACAATTCCTCCTAGGACTGCTCTTcagctaaaaaataaatggaaaaatatgaaaaaagaatcCAACAAGCGAAAAGCTTTAGAAAAAGTGGAGATCTTCCGAACAGGTGGCGGAACGAAAAAAATGCTCATCACCCCCATAGAGGAAAGAGTCGCATCAATGGGTATTCTGACGGAGCCCATTGAATGCCAATATGACTCCGACTTCCCTTACGAAGAATCTCTGCAGCAAGATAGCA gcaGAATTGTTCTGGAAGAACCAAATTACTCGGCTGAAGTTATTCCGGTCCAAAGTCAG AGTTCTACACCAACTCCTGCAGAGGTAGAGATCAATAATGAGCAAAACCGTGAGGAATCTGCACAGAGCCAG GACACCTCTGCTGCCACTCCAAAGCCAATGTCCCAAAGGTTGGCTGCAAACAGTAGGCGCGTCCGGGTGCCAACTTTAAGAAGACCAAATGCCTCTGCAAGGGCCTCTTCTGTAATGGTTGAAGGGGCAAAAGCCCGCAAAGAAGCAGTGGAGAAGGAAAGTGCTCAACTGATGGAGATTAGAGAAGCCGAGCATCTAATGAAAATGAGAGTGCTGGAGGCTAAGCTCGCAGCTTATGAAGAGATGAGGAATTACTATGCTGAgctcagcaaaaaaaattttgtaaacttaTAA
- the LOC129219633 gene encoding putative nuclease HARBI1, whose amino-acid sequence MADEYDLFALEDLEILEMIERRPRTRPNRQSNDLYDKDEVDFRKRYRFNKETVYHLISTLHLELESETTRNDALSAAEKILAALRFYATGTIQLNIGDLNKISQPSACNAINEVSKSLASLSGQYIYLPQTEEERLQVSQKFFEKFGFPSVIGALDCTLIRIKSPGGERAETYRSRRGKFSLNVQTVSDADLLIRNLVVRWPGSTHDSTIFDHSYLRAHLETEVPNRYHVLGDLGYPLRSYLMTPFSAPATDGEKRYNEAQILARNVVERQYGVWKKRFACIAESMRCQLQNSQTIIVATAVLHNIAIILGDSYDEGNFAPGVHDGPVNHNTHHAGVAKRNAIVANYF is encoded by the exons ATGGCGGACGAGTACGATTTGTTTGCGTTAGAAGATTTGGAAATACTTGAAATGATTGAACGCAGGCCTCGAACTAGACCAAACAGGCAGAGCaatgatttatatgataaagatgaGGTGGATTTTAGAAAAAGATATCGGTTCAACAAAGAAACTGTGTATCATCTGATATCAACCCTGCATCTAGAATTGGAATCGGAGACAACAAGAAATGATGCACTTTCTGCCGCCGAGAAAATTCTTGCTGCTCTCCGATTTTATGCGACGGGGACAATCCAATTGAATATTGGTGATTTGAACAAAATAAGTCAACCATCAGCGTGCAATGCAATCAACGAAGTTTCAAAAAGTCTTGCTTCCCTTTCTGGGCAGTACATTTACTTGCCACAGACAGAAGAAGAGAGATTACAG GTCagccaaaaattttttgaaaaatttgggtTTCCATCAGTGATTGGTGCACTAGACTGCACGTTGATAAGAATTAAAAGCCCAGGAGGAGAACGAGCTGAAACTTATAGAAGTAGGAGAGGGAAGTTTTCCTTGAATGTCCAAACTGTCAGCGATGCAGACCTGTTAATAAGGAACCTTGTAGTGCGATGGCCTGGCAGTACACATGACAGTACGATATTCGACCATTCTTATTTGCGCGCACATCTCGAAACTGAAGTCCCTAACAGATACCATGTGTTAGGTGATCTCGGTTATCCGCTTCGTTCATACCTGATGACACCATTTTCAGCTCCAGCTACTGATGGCGAGAAAAG GTACAACGAAGCACAGATTTTGGCCAGAAATGTTGTGGAGAGGCAATATGGTGTTTGGAAGAAAAGATTTGCATGTATTGCGGAATCAATGCGATGTCAGTTACAGAATTCTCAAACAATTATTGTTGCCACAGCGGTGTTGCATAATATTGCAATCATACTAGGTGACAGTTATGATGAAGGTAATTTCGCACCTGGTGTTCATGATGGACCTGTAAATCATAATACACATCATGCAGGCGTGGCCAAGCGTAATGCAAtagttgcaaattatttttaa